The region TCCTGCGTGCCGATAAACTCATCGTTACGCCAGATATCGACGCGATAGACGCCAGGTGCCTGCTGATGGCCTTTTTCAAAACGCGACAAATCCGCCACGTTCGCCGCGTCATCGGAGAGAAACGCCGGGTTAAAGTAGCTCTCGCCCCAGCCAGCCTGTGGCCAGAGCGTTGCCATCAGTGCCAGCGCAACCGGGCAGTAACGCCATTGAGTGTTCATCGCCCTGTCTCTGCTCACAGGCTGACGCTACGCGCCGGGGTAATGGCGCCATAGTCGTTCACACTCTGCCAGGAGAGCGTGCCGCTCGCTGCGGTGGGCAGCACTTGCTGCGCCGAGCTTTTGGGGGCAACCATCAGGTTATCCAGGGTCTGACCGCCAAGTTTCAGATTGACCAGCGTGACGTAATACGGCGAGGCATTGCTCACCTTAAGATGGTTGCCGACGCGCTCAAAGCGCAGCTGTGAGAGCGCCTCTTCCGGCGGCATCGCCAGACTAGCCGGGCGAACAAACAGCTTGATGCGAGACAGAATGGCCAGTTGCAGGACGTTGTTGCCGTCCTGATGTTTTTTGCTGACGGAGGGAATCGCTTTGACGTTCATGTAAAAAAGCGATTCGCGATCGGCAGGCAGCGCCGGGCCTGCGTAGATAATGCGCAGGGTGTTTTCGCTGGCTGGCTCGCTGACAAACAGCGGCGGCGTGACGGCAAAGGTTTTTTCCTTTTGCCCGTTAGCATTTTCTATCCACGCGTTAATTAAATAGCGCTCTTGTTTATTGCTGTTGGTGATCGCCAGCGACGTTTGTTTTGCATCGGCCGGATAAATAACGCGCGTCGCGCCCAGCGCAATTCCGCCGGACGCATTCGCGGTGGCAGAAATCATCATCAAAATAAAAGATAAAAACAGTCCAGGTTTAATCAGGGTGTTCATCACAACCGTACCTTTAATAATTAGTTCGCAGGCGTCAGGGATAAATCAACGTAAACCAGACATTCGACTGAATAGTGCCTGGTACAAGGTGTTCGGATATTGCCCGGTAGCGGGCGCTGAAATGAAATGCCAGCTCGCGGGTATTAATGGGCAACCAGCTCACCGCCGTCGCGTTCGGGATGATTTGGCGTTGCTGTTCGTCAAAAAGCGCCAGCCCGACACCACTGCTGACCGCGTTTTCCCCCGGCCGCGATGTCGCCAGGAAAACCTGCGGGTCTTCTGCCGGTGTCACTCCCTGGAACTGGATCCCTACGGTGCGGGAGACGTCCACGCTGCAATCCAGCAGGCGTACGGTGAAAGGCACATTAACCGTGGAAAAGCTGCCGACGCCGGAAAAGGCGTTTGTGCGGTATTGCCCCATATCCACGCGCATATTCTGGCTGTCCGGGGCCACGGCGCAGCCGCCGTTAACCAGCTCTCCCCTGAGGTGTACTTTGCCGCCGTCAATCACAACGGTATGTGCGTTTACCGCTGGGGCAATCGCAAGGGCACACAGCAGTATCCCAGTCCTTGTCATCCTTCGCTCCCGGTATAAGCGATTAAAAGACCTCTTCCCTGAGGCCAGCCACATCCCTGTATTCAGGCATTACTCGTATTTCATTACGAATGTTGCGTCCGCGTTGGCCTGGCCTGGCGCGGTGGTTGCCGCCGTGGCTTTATAGCGCGCGGTGAAGTTCAGGGTGTTAGTCCCTTCAATCAGACTCTGCGCCGCAGAGAAGGTGGCGCCATCCGGGGTCAGCGTGGTGGATTTGCTGTCGAGGATCTCAATGCCCACGCCCTTCGCGGAGTTGTCGTTGTTACCGGAGCTTACCGCCAGCAGCGTTTTGTCGGTGGCGTCGATCTGGCCGGTAAACGCGACAGCAGCGGTTTTCGCTACCGCAGGATCGCAGTCGTTCAGTTCGATGGTGAACGGAATATTGGAGGTGGTGTCACCCACTTTGGTGAATTTCGCGGTACGGTACTGGCCGAGATTAACCGTCTGCTCAGAAGAGTCAGTATTTACTGAACACGCGGCATTCACTAATTCACCTTTAAAATGCACCGTACCACCGTTTACAGAT is a window of Enterobacter hormaechei ATCC 49162 DNA encoding:
- the fimI gene encoding type 1 fimbrial protein subunit FimI, coding for MTRTGILLCALAIAPAVNAHTVVIDGGKVHLRGELVNGGCAVAPDSQNMRVDMGQYRTNAFSGVGSFSTVNVPFTVRLLDCSVDVSRTVGIQFQGVTPAEDPQVFLATSRPGENAVSSGVGLALFDEQQRQIIPNATAVSWLPINTRELAFHFSARYRAISEHLVPGTIQSNVWFTLIYP
- the fimA gene encoding type 1 fimbrial major subunit FimA — translated: MKLSNIASTVIATLALVAGAAHAEDPVAPVSVNGGTVHFKGELVNAACSVNTDSSEQTVNLGQYRTAKFTKVGDTTSNIPFTIELNDCDPAVAKTAAVAFTGQIDATDKTLLAVSSGNNDNSAKGVGIEILDSKSTTLTPDGATFSAAQSLIEGTNTLNFTARYKATAATTAPGQANADATFVMKYE
- the fimC gene encoding type 1 fimbria chaperone FimC produces the protein MNTLIKPGLFLSFILMMISATANASGGIALGATRVIYPADAKQTSLAITNSNKQERYLINAWIENANGQKEKTFAVTPPLFVSEPASENTLRIIYAGPALPADRESLFYMNVKAIPSVSKKHQDGNNVLQLAILSRIKLFVRPASLAMPPEEALSQLRFERVGNHLKVSNASPYYVTLVNLKLGGQTLDNLMVAPKSSAQQVLPTAASGTLSWQSVNDYGAITPARSVSL